In one Andrena cerasifolii isolate SP2316 chromosome 2, iyAndCera1_principal, whole genome shotgun sequence genomic region, the following are encoded:
- the Prx6a gene encoding peroxiredoxin 6a, whose protein sequence is MVLLGEIFPNFVAETQIGTINFHDWLGDSWGILFSHPNDFTPVCTTELARVAKLMPDFEKLGVKVIALSCNSVDSHHRWIEDIKAYGELADTEFPYPIIEDESRKLATLLGMLDPAELDSDGIPMTARAVFIIDSAKKMRLSILYPATTGRNFDEILRVIESLLLTEKCKVATPVDWKKGDNVMIQPTVSDDEARTLYDVIKTIILPSGKSYMRIVPQPTTDK, encoded by the exons ATGGTTCTATTAGGAGAAATATTTCCGAACTTTGTGGCAGAGACGCAAATTGGCACGATTAATTTTCACGATTGGCTGGGTGACTC ATGGGGAATCTTGTTCTCTCATCCAAACGATTTTACGCCGGTCTGTACGACGGAATTGGCCCGGGTAGCAAAATTGATGCCCGATTTCGAGAAACTGGGAGTAAAAGTTATCGCATTGTCGTGTAATTCTGTCGACTCTCATCACAGATGGATAGAG GACATAAAGGCTTACGGCGAACTGGCCGACACGGAATTTCCTTACCCGATCATAGAGGATGAAAGTCGGAAACTGGCGACATTATTAGGAATGCTAGATCCTGCGGAACTGGACAGTGATGGTATACCCATGACTGCCAGGGCGGTATTCATTATCGATTCCGCTAAAAAGATGAGATTATCAATTCTGTACCCCGCGACCACCGGAAGAAACTTCGA TGAGATTTTACGAGTAATCGAATCGCTTCTACTAACGGAAAAATGCAAAGTCGCAACTCCCGTTGACTGGAAG AAAGGTGATAACGTTATGATTCAGCCTACTGTTTCCGACGACGAAGCGAGAACGCTGTATGACGTTATTAAAACTATAATATTACCGTCGGGCAAATCTTACATGCGTATCGTACCTCAGCCAACTACAGATAAATAA
- the LOC143378703 gene encoding dynein regulatory complex protein 9 codes for MATLRADGSSGLSPVERQAILALLEEYANALAIYHNTLEKPLGRDNCIPADCIFSGDDDLDVSSMQLDLDDIARIEDAKEEAASAKLYEDSSYVRNIVEALIEEISERGTYKILSDEVEKITARRKEEEALLAEKERLEKLAVELQKTIAEEKIANDEEKRRMMQELAEEQRSLEKLQLTADVELKYFTAWEEARCEQNALQWGMEIERLERTLNECRVREKNQERVHRERMKFLMQETENFERKTKEWEERYAREKEMYENEIRQLRIEIATRQKELDELKNEYRSNQEFIDTYLAEKEALRREEEEKERARRSAIRIQAWWRGVMVRRKLGPYRPEEKKKKRPAKTKK; via the exons ATGGCTACACTCCGGGCGGATGGTTCTTCAGGCCTCTCGCCAGTGGAACGACAGGCGATATTAGCACTGCTCGAGGAGTACGCAAATGCGCTGGCCATTTACCACAACACCCTGGAAAAACCACTGGGACGCGATAACTGTATCCCGGCCGACTGCATCTTTTCTGGGGACGA CGACTTGGACGTATCGAGTATGCAGCTCGATCTCGATGACATTGCGAGAATAGAGGATGCGAAAGAAGAGGCTGCGTCCGCGAAACTTTACGAGGACAG TTCATACGTAAGAAACATTGTGGAAGCCCTGATAGAAGAGATCAGCGAGCGTGGAACCTACAAGATTTTGTCCGACGAGGTGGAAAAGATAACAGCGCGCAGGAAGGAGGAAGAGGCCCTGCTGGCAGAGAAAGAGAGGCTGGAGAAGCTAGCAGTAGAATTGCAGAAGACGATCGCCGAGGAGAAGATCGCGAACGATGAAGAGAAGAGACGTATGATGCAAGAACTCGCCGAGGAACAG AGGAGCCTGGAGAAGCTGCAGCTAACCGCAGACGTGGAGCTGAAGTACTTCACCGCCTGGGAGGAAGCGAGGTGCGAGCAAAACGCGCTACAGTGGGGCATGGAAATAGAGAGGTTGGAAAGAACACTGAACGAGTGTCGCGTTCGTGAGAAAAATCAGGAGCGCGTTCATCGAGAACGAATGAAGTTTCTGATGCAGGAAACAGAG AATTTTGAAAGGAAAACCAAGGAGTGGGAGGAACGATACGCTCGCGAGAAAGAAATGTACGAGAACGAGATCCGCCAGCTTCGTATCGAGATAGCGACTCGACAAAAGGAACTTGACGAACTTAAGAACGAG TATCGCAGCAACCAGGAATTCATAGACACGTATCTGGCGGAGAAGGAGGCCCTGAGGAGggaagaggaggagaaggagcggGCGCGGAGGAGCGCGATCAGGATTCAAGCGTGGTGGCGGGGCGTTATGGTGCGCCGGAAGTTGGGCCCGTATCGACccgaggagaaaaagaagaagcgaCCGGCTAAGACGAAGAAGTAA
- the Fbxl4 gene encoding F box and leucine-rich-repeat gene 4 produces MISHGETKVEIVPINGERIEEKQETVVFVEQFVKDVCDFSSQYGSNISISYTAYNIAGNPSKFPDYGDFPQAFVMRTYGQWWNKAPSRLIDYMPQNNGDIVSQDYIDLEYYQEVYPIRVSIYEIYNPGSVVGIWARNSEGKWFQLWSGFPQIVPHKPRIFSPHLQLCNFKTKMIRLEFNHNLLDYYTELDAVLLIGTSELIVPNDNLHNQNLNDLSQELGHLQRSSDDVYNLTPDYLKANQDLTVLKRTLSTHCKLYKSKIIDNISKGKLVSKIGQHYQSVPPIEEAFNSLQQFLQEDFPKLIRDIHYSTPNVLNEQNNSPEERFLVSLSDSEVHPCDSFSALPDETVLKILKNLDLRSLCRLCRVNRHFNNIARDALLYTTLNLKPYWHCFDTSALNCLAPRCQYLQQLDLSWCGNYNMIKYQDFIQFLRTSGTLLTHLRLNCCQFVNNAVILEISKICANLKELCLRNCMGITNEGFSKLENLELLERLELYRTTIETSTLCCVLKKNVRMRHLNLAGMHDRLNIDDVAIELGNSCPYLESVDFWKAQTLTLHGVKALSHCTNLREVDFGWCGGMGVPGDSLRALLSSCRYLEKVFLAAFRGLTDRDLEPLLLCSRLQQLDLLGARSLTPDICYGFLLFCPKLEMIDLSFCEGISDFIVQEWRQQYPHVSIKRSFQVISTDVS; encoded by the exons ATGATATCTCATGGCGAGACAAAAGTTGAAATAGTACCGATAAATGGTGAAAGAATCGAAGAGAAACAGGAAACTGTTGTATTCGTCGAACAGTTCGTGAAAGATGTGTGCGACTTCAGTTCTCAATATGGAAGTAACATCAGTATTTCTTATACAGCGTACAATATCGCTGGGAATCCCAGTAAGTTCCCTGATTACGGAGATTTTCCACAAGCTTTCGTTATG AGAACATATGGGCAATGGTGGAACAAAGCCCCTTCAAGACTGATAGATTATATGCCACAGAACAATGGGGATATTGTAAGCCAGGATTATATAG ATCTCGAATATTATCAAGAAGTATATCCAATTAGAGTGTCGATATACGAAATCTATAATCCTGGAAGCGTTGTTGGAATCTGGGCACGAAATTCAGAGGGGAAATGGTTTCAATTGTGGAGCGGGTTTCCCCAAATCGTACCACACAAGCCGCGGATATTTTCTCCGCATTTGCAGCTATGTAATTTTAAAACGAAAATGATAAGACTGGAATTTAACCACAATCTATTAGACTATTATACAGAGTTAGACGCTGTGTTACTTATCGGAACCTCAGAGCTaatcgtacctaacgataatttgcACAATCAAAATTTAAACGATCTTTCACAAGAACTGGGCCACCTGCAACGTAGTAGCGATGATGTTTATAATCTAACACCGGATTATTTAAAGGCAAACCAAGACTTAACTGTTCTGAAGAGGACACTTTCTACGCATTGCAAACTTTATAAAAG CAAGATAATAGATAACATTTCCAAAGGCAAATTAGTATCTAAAATAGGTCAACACTACCAGTCTGTTCCTCCTATAGAAGAAGCATTCAATAGTTTACAACAGTTTCTGCAAGAAGACTTTCCAAAGCTCATCAGAGATATTCATTATTCAACACCGAATGTGTTGAACGAACAAAACAACTCCCCCGAGGAGAGGTTTTTAGTATCTTTAAGTGACTCTGAAGTGCATCCGTGCGACAGTTTCTCAGCACTCCCA GATGAAACGGtgctaaaaattttgaaaaatttagatttaaggtCACTGTGCCGCTTATGCAGAGTAAATAGACATTTCAATAACATTGCGAGAGATGCTTTGTTATACACGACGCTTAATCTAAAACCTTATTGGCACTGTTTCGATACATCCGCATTAAATTGTTTAGCACCTAGGTGCCAATATTTACAACAATTAGATCTGTCATGGTGCGGGAATTATAACATGATTAAATACCAAGATTTTATACAATTCCTTCGGACATCTGGGACTCTATTGACGCATTTAAGATTAAATTGCTGTCAGTTTGTTAATAATGCAGTTAtccttgaaatctcgaaaatttGTGCGAATTTAAAAG AGTTATGTTTACGCAACTGTATGGGCATAACGAACGAAGGCTTCTCAAAGCTCGAGAACTTGGAGTTGCTTGAGCGCCTTGAACTTTACAGAACAACTATTGAAACATCTACTTTATGTTGCGTCTTAAAGAAAAATGTTCGAATGCGACACCTGAACTTGGCAGGAATGCATGATCGTTTGAATATAGACGATGTTGCAATTGAGTTAGGAAATTCTTGTCCATATTTGGAGAGCGTAGATTTTTGGAAAGCGCAAACTTTAACGCTACACGGAGTGAAAGCTCTATCCCACTGTACCAACCTTCGAGAGGTGGATTTCGGATGGTG TGGTGGAATGGGTGTCCCTGGTGACTCCTTGCGAGCATTACTATCCTCCTGTCGGTATCTGGAGAAAGTATTCCTAGCAGCGTTTAGAGGATTAACGGATCGGGATTTGGAACCACTTTTATTATGTTCACGATTGCAGCAGCTGGATTTATTGGGAGCTCGATCTCTTACTCCTGATATATGTTACGGATTTCTATTGTTCTGTCCGAAATTGGAAATGATTGATCTCAGCTTCTGCGAAGGTATTAGTGACTTTATAGTACAAGAGTGGCGTCAGCAGTATCCACATGTTTCTATTAAAAGAAGTTTTCAAGTGATCAGCACCGACGTGTCATAG
- the Rswl gene encoding tRNA methyltransferase roswell, translated as MLNMYTRTFRNCFTVTQKCITNSLVHPAQYKPVNSEVIVPKQALCVQHHSSTRCYRTPNRSEETYAEYNQKYQEKLDELLKDPDNLLQYNKLKLEIEVIRHSSEKVPDRIRPYDWLMLFSSKSRSQRRSYVEFLWKNQKREENNMQKKEEMKQQRSHVLRQSTDFRKYGLHNNTMFLRIYETTMMHFDNGRLMNAMMYEPSVVFDLGFEDYMTASEAQNCAKQLSLSFSVNRAHADPFNLYFCNTSKQNFMMQKIHQVIPTIYDIDFPLNVTSKSYLDIFDKSKLVYLTPHTNNILQKFDPCKVYIIGAMVDKSSPQPVTFMKAKAEGITMAKLPLAEYLDWGSGSAKNLPLNQVLSILLDLRHTNNWHKAFAHVPKRKLKVARETVLQKKLDHRTKLIAKLMNND; from the exons ATGCTTAATATGTATACTCGCACCTTTCGAAATtgtttcactgtcacacaaaaatgcATCACCAATTCCCTTGTTCATCCTGCGCAATATAAACCCGTGAATTCTGAAGTGATAGTTCCCAAACAAGCACTTTGCGTTCAACACCACTCGTCGACGCGATGTTATAGAACACCGAACAGATCTGAGGAAACTTATGCCGAATACAACCAGAAATATCAAGAAAAACTGGATGAGCTTCTTAAAGATCCGGATAATCTGTTGCAATATAATAAGTTGAAATTAGAAATAGAAGTTATACGGCATAGCTCTGAGAAAGTACCAGACAGAATCAGGCCGTATGATTGGTTAATGTTGTTTTCATCGAAGAGTAGATCACAGAGAAG GAGTTATGTCGAATTCCTCTGGAAAAATCAGAAAAGAGAAGAGAATAATATGCAGAAAAAGGAAGAGATGAAACAACAAAGGTCGCACGTATTACGACAGTCAACTGATTTTCGTAAATATGGGTTACATAATAATACAATGTTCCTGCGTATATACGAGACAACAATGATGCACTTCGATAACGGTAGACTGATGAATGCTATGATGTACGAACCATCGGTAGTGTTCGATCTCGGATTCGAGGATTATATGACGGCATCCGAAGCTCAGAATTGTGCGAAACAATTATCACTTTCATTCTCCGTAAACAGAGCACATGCCGATCCCTTTAATCTTTACTTTTGCAACACTTCCAAGCAGAATTTTATGATGCAAAAAATTCATCAAGTCATACCAACCATCTACGATATAGATTTTCCGCTAAATGTTACTTCCAAGTCCTATTTAGACATATTTGACAAAAGCAAATTAGTGTATCTTACTCCGCATACTAATAACATTCTGCAAAAGTTTGATCCATGTAAGGTATACATAATTGGCGCCATGGTGGATAAG TCATCTCCTCAACCAGTCACGTTTATGAAGGCTAAAGCAGAGGGCATTACAATGGCCAAACTTCCCTTGGCTGAGTACTTAGATTGGGGAAGTGGATCCGCAAAGAATCTTCCCCTTAATCAAGTATTAAGTATTTTATTAGATTTGAGGCACACTAATAATTGGCATAAAGCATTTGCGCACGTGCCTAAAAGGAAATTGAAAGTAGCAAGGGAAACTGTATTACAGAAGAAATTGGATCACAGAACTAAACTGATAGCGAAGCTAATGAATAACGATTAG